ATGTTCCTTGCGATCAAGGAGAATATTTAGATCATCATAACAGTTATTATGCTTATGGGCCAAGAATTTCCAGAGCTATTGGAGTTGATTATTTAATGAGCTGTGTATCTGGAATTGGAATGTACCGAAACTGGAACGACGAAAATAAAGACGAAGCTATAATGCCTGATGTTTATCAAAATTTATATTTAACCAAAGACGCTTCAAAACCTAAATATGATTTTGCTTTTCAGCCAGATATTATCAGCATAGCTTTAGGAACCAATGATTTTTCGGGTGGAGACGGCAAAAAAGAACGCTTGCCTTTTAATTCCGAAAAATACGTTTCGAACTACATCAATTTTATTAAGATGCTGTACAAGCATAATCCCAATGTGCAGATCGTAATTACCAACAGTCCAATGGTAAATGATGACAGATCTGTTGTTTTTGAAGATTGTTTGAACCAAGTAAAAAAAGCTTTTGATACTGATAAAACACACAAACCTATTCAGATTTTCAAATTCAAACCTATGAAACCAAAAGGTTGTATAGGACATCCAGATGTAGAAGATCATAAAGTTTTAGCTGTTGAATATGGACCATTTTTAAAGAAACTTTTAAATGAAAAATAAAATACTATTCCTTTTCTTTTTGATGATGTATGGTTTTGCAGAAGCAAATGTTACACTTCCGAATATTTTTGGAGATAATATGGTTTTACAGCGCAACTCTGAAGTGAAAATCTGGGGCTGGGGAAATCCAAAAGAAGAAATTAAATTAGTTTCGGGCTGGAACAATCAGGAATATAAAACCGTTGCAAGCAATCAAGCAAAATGGGAATTGACAATTAAAACTCCAGAAGCAGGAGGCCCCTTTACGATTTCTATAAAAGGGTATAATGAAGTGGTTTTAAAAAATATTCTCATTGGCGAAGTCTGGCTTTGTTCAGGTCAGTCAAATATGGAAATGTCGGCAAGCTGGGGAATCGATAATGGCGATGAAGAAGTGAAAAATGCTGCAGATCCGAATATTCGTTTTTTCACCGTTCCGAAATTAACCGCCGCAAGTCCGCAGAATAATTTACTCGGAAACTGGACGGAATCGACTCCAGAAACCATGAAATATTTTAGTGCTGTTGGTTACTTTTTTGCGAAACGCTTACGAGAAGATTTGAAAAATGTTCCAATTGGATTGATTTCTTCTAATTGGGGCGGAACTCCTGCGGAAATCTGGATGCCGGAAGAAGTAATAAATAGCGATCCCATTTTATTAGAAAATGCCAAAAAACTCAACGAACAGGAATATGGTCCGCATCAGCCGGGGCGTGCATACAATGCAATGATTCATCC
This is a stretch of genomic DNA from Flavobacterium endoglycinae. It encodes these proteins:
- a CDS encoding SGNH/GDSL hydrolase family protein codes for the protein MFPKKIALLILFLLISIISTSQTLNSNKTFLYQGRVEKLQNDEVILIGTASSVSFNFTGTKCSISLQSVDSYEHHNYVSLVLDGKYLGKIRVEKGAVQSFPIQVTSNKKEHHLEIYKNTEAQSGNILFAGTTAKLTSISFKKKKKIEFIGDSITCGAASDGSDVPCDQGEYLDHHNSYYAYGPRISRAIGVDYLMSCVSGIGMYRNWNDENKDEAIMPDVYQNLYLTKDASKPKYDFAFQPDIISIALGTNDFSGGDGKKERLPFNSEKYVSNYINFIKMLYKHNPNVQIVITNSPMVNDDRSVVFEDCLNQVKKAFDTDKTHKPIQIFKFKPMKPKGCIGHPDVEDHKVLAVEYGPFLKKLLNEK
- a CDS encoding sialate O-acetylesterase gives rise to the protein MKNKILFLFFLMMYGFAEANVTLPNIFGDNMVLQRNSEVKIWGWGNPKEEIKLVSGWNNQEYKTVASNQAKWELTIKTPEAGGPFTISIKGYNEVVLKNILIGEVWLCSGQSNMEMSASWGIDNGDEEVKNAADPNIRFFTVPKLTAASPQNNLLGNWTESTPETMKYFSAVGYFFAKRLREDLKNVPIGLISSNWGGTPAEIWMPEEVINSDPILLENAKKLNEQEYGPHQPGRAYNAMIHPIAGFKIAGTLWYQGESNVGSLVYDKTLGALITSWRKEWKENFPFYYVQIAPYKTGTNNFSNVMVRNSQRKLLKEVSNTGMVVISDISDTIDIHPKNKKSVGIRLANLALAETYKTNSNLVNGPLFTDFKIEKNKVIVSFDYADGLYFKDKKSNQFEVAGADGVFVPAQASIKNNQVILTSKKVVNPAKVRFAWGNTTQSDLFNKANLPASCFTSEF